TTTTTGATGCCTTAGTTTCTTAGTGAATTGAAGAGACTGCTCTTTTTTTGTGGTCTTAGAGGTTGTATTATTATGTAGTTTATGGTGAATCTTATATGGAAGGCATACTTGGAGTCAGTTCGTGAAGGCTTAGTTTGAATGTTATATGGTTTTTATTAAGAGGACTGATTGTTACTGTCGCAGGAAAGTGATTTTTACAATAATGTATGGCAGGGAAGTTATGAAGCCATTTTAGGTTCTATTTTTTTTTGCGGTTCTAGTGGTTGTATTATTGGGATTTATCTATCAATGTATGCGGTTTTTGGTAGTCTTATAATGAAAGCATACTTGAAGTAAATTTGTGACGACCTAGTTAAGTTTGAGCATATTTTGGGAGTAATGCAAAGACGCAAGTATATATGTTTCAGTTGTTATCATTGCGTTGGATATTTTGGTCTTAATGATGAGAGTTGTTATTTCAATGCGGAATGTTCTGTGAGAAATAACCTATGATTAGGAAATATTCTTCATTTAGATGGCTAAAGTTTGTGATAGTGTCCTTAAAACTGATTTTACTTGGAAAATGATAGCTTCTCAAGGATGATGTTTATACATAAAGTATATATAAAGCGACTATAAGAAATACTTCGTGAATGTTACCACTGTTGGTGAGGATAATTGCAAGATCACAAGCACATAGAATCACAACACATTACCAAAGTAATGTAATCACTAAAAAAAGCAGCAAATTAAGTTAAGAAAGAGATAAACAGAAGGAAATGAATTTCCATATATGTACACCTGCCTGCATTTTCACAAGCCAGGAATTCAGCTATCTCTCTTTGCATTCTTGAATTACTCTAAACTCCTAGGAATGCTATTTCTGTTTTATTTTAGACTAATTCCACGAatcaaagaagaaaaaacatCCTGCACTACCTCACAAGAAATGATCTCTATAATACTCTAAAACCTTGGGATGGGCCATAATTTTTGAAGGGTTTAGGGCCTAGGGTGCACCAAAACGGATACGGACACGGACACAATACGGGTACGGGGATACGCCATTTTAAAAATGACGGACACGGGGACACgggaaataataatattaaaataatataatatatcaaagaaaattaaaatcattaataaaataatggaaAAAGTAACTAAATTTATTAACGACATTCAAATAAGAAAATTGAACTATACTACATAAAATGACATGATAATCATCTCCTCTCACATCCCTCATTTTTGTTCTTCCTTTGTAATAACTTTCACTCCTCCTAGAAGGTAGACGGAGATTGTTGTGAATGAACACCATGCCTTCATAAACATAAGATCAGATTCACATGATGGATGGAGTAACCCACAAAGGAGACCGTAATTATGTCATGGTGGCTTGTGAATCCGATCTATATTTATGAAGGTTGTTGATTGCTCATGAGACCTTCGAAGGAATTGTAAAAAAAGAGATAGCaatctgaaatattaatttatattgAAATATGTATTCAAGACGTGTCCATCGTGTATCCGGTCGTGTGTCTCGTGTcctaatttttcaaaaaaaatcagacacgTGATTTCGCGTGTCTGACACATATTTCCGCGTGTCCAAGGCGTGTCGGTGTCCAATACGTGTCGGACACGGGACACGGCAGCCCAATGGCGTGTCCGTGCTTCCCAGTTTAGGgcagaagagaaagaaagacCACCCAAGCTTCTTAAACGGGAAAGAGCAAAGTAAATCATTCCATAACCAACAGCCTGTGAGAGATTAGTGTGAAGTCTGTCCAAAGTCACGCCTTGAGATTTATGAATACTCATTGCCCATGCCAACATAAGGGGTAACTGCAACCGTGTTGCACGAGTTCTATCTCCCACCATTACACTCCATGTATGAGTACCTATCTCCTTGTCACATCCAGAGTCAAATTTCACAATTGGTAGCAGTTTATGTTCACATATCTTTGCAATGTCGCTCTTACGTGACTTTTTAAAACCTATAATTGTACCAGTAGCACCATTCACCAACCTGCCTTCACATTTAAGTTCTTTAATAGCATCACCCTTGCACCTACACAAAGCTGAAGTTTAGTGGGTGCCATGCCACGATTCAATTGATCAATCCAAGGTTTCTCCCCTTTATCAAAGGCTTCATAAACAATGGTTTCTTCTCCCAACCCTTTCAATCTCATATCATTCACTCGATTAACATCTGCTATTCTTGGAAATAATCTCACAACCGCCTCATCGGGCTCTTCGAAACAACGACGTTGCTGAAGCAGCTCCAGACCTTCAGCATTTAACTCCCCTGATCTTATACCCTGAAGCAGTTTAATAAGTTCTGGGTCAGATTGCCTGAAGACTGTTTTCAGACCTACTTCTAACTGAAACGAACTATCCCAAGAATCTGCTTCGGATGCAAATTCCTTTCGATTATCAGAACTCTTACTAACACTCGCTGGTGGTAACTGCAAGAAATCGCCACTAACTAGAAGCTGGATACCGCCCCACGGCTCATCTATCTGTCTAATAGTTCTAGCAATGTATTCAAGCTTGTCAAAAAGCTCTCCTTCTACCATACTAATCTCATCAATCACCAATGCTTTAACCGTCTTCCACCTTTTAATAACCGTACGGTTATCCAAAACCCTAgacagcaaagtctcagcatcAGCCTCAGCAAGGCCAACACCAGCAAATGAGTGTAGGGTctgaccccccccccccccccccaagtgcaCAGGCCACAACCCCTGTTGGGGCAGTCACACTAACATTTCTTTTCCCATAAATTTTCCTAAGTAACTTA
This sequence is a window from Spinacia oleracea cultivar Varoflay chromosome 1, BTI_SOV_V1, whole genome shotgun sequence. Protein-coding genes within it:
- the LOC110797558 gene encoding ATP-dependent DNA helicase pfh1-like, which gives rise to MQWTDQQLQVFEAIERRESVFVTGSAGTGKTMVLDNRTVIKRWKTVKALVIDEISMVEGELFDKLEYIARTIRQIDEPWGGIQLLVSGDFLQLPPASVSKSSDNRKEFASEADSWDSSFQLEVGLKTVFRQSDPELIKLLQGIRSGELNAEGLELLQQRRCFEEPDEAVVRLFPRIADVNRVNDMRLKGLGEETIVYEAFDKGEKPWIDQLNRGMAPTKLQLCVGARVMLLKNLNVKAGW